The nucleotide window ATCCACATGTTTTCCCAACGCGGTTTTACTGTCGTTGAGATGCATGCCGTACAACCGCTCAAAACCAACCTGCTCAGCAAATTGTCCAAACGTCTCGTCGCAGGCCGCCGCAGTGCGTAAATCATATCCTGCGGCAAACAGATGGCAGGTGTCCAGACAGACCCCCACCCGGCTTTGATCTGCAACCTGGCAAAGTATTTCGGCCAGATGCTCAAAGCAATAGCCGACATTACTGCCCTGGCCAGCGGTATTCTCAATCACGGCGACCACACTGTGCGTCTGCTCCAGAGCCAGATTGATCGATTCGGCAATTCGGGCCAGACAGGCACGCTCATCAATCTCCCTCAAATGACTGCCGGGATGAAAATTGAGCCGAGTCAGGCCGAGCGCTTCACAGCGCTGCATCTCGTCGATAAACGCCTGGCGGGACTTCTCCAGCTTATCCGCTTGAGGATGCCCCAAATTGATCAGGTAGCTATCGTGAGGCAGGATCTGCTCCGGAGAAAACCCCTGAGAGGTACAAGCTTGTTTAAAAGCGCTGATATTTTCCGGTTTCAGTGGTGGCGCTGTCCAGCGTTTCTGGTTTTTGGTAAACAGCGCAAATGCCGTCGCACCAATGGCAACAGCGTTGGCTACAGCGTGCTCAACACCGCCAGCGGCACTGACATGGGCACCAATATATTTCATCGTTTCTCCATTGAGTTCACGCCCGGTCTCACAGTAACCGGACAAAGTCTTCAGCAGTCATCGGCCGGGCATAAAGAAACCCTTGCGCGATATAACACCGATGCTGCAGCAAAAAATCTCTCTGCTCTTCATGTTCCACCCCTTCAGCAAGAATTCTCAAATCCATATTCTGCCCCAGGGCGATGATCGAACCGGTGATCGCCGCATCACTTTGATTATGGACAACATGTGCAATAAAGGAACGATCAATTTTCAACTTGTCGACCGGCAACTTTCTCAGATAACTCAACGACGAATAGCCCGTACCGAAATCATCAATCGAGATATGCAGCCCTTTTTCCTTGAGTTCATTGAGCAGGGTGATAGTTTCCTCCTCATCTTCCATCAACATACTCTCGGTAATTTCAAGCTCGAGTAATTCTGCCGGCATCCCGCTTTGTTCAAGAACCTGCTCCAGCGTCTGGCTGAGATTACTGCGAAACTGTGCGATTGAGATATTGACGGCAACCCGGACCGGCGTCAGCCCCTCATCCATCCATTGGCGATTCTGTCGACACACCTGCATCAGCACCCATTCGCCTATCGGCACAATCGCGCCCGTCTCTTCCGCCAATGCAATAAAATCTCCCGGAGGCACCATACCCCGCTCCGGATGGTTCCAACGCAACAAAGCCTCTGCTCCCACCAGGGTCTGATCGCGCATGTCATACTGCGGCTGATAATACACCTCAAACTGCTCCAACGCCAACGCATCACGCAGTTGTGTTTCCATCTCCAGAAAGTCCTGAGCACGCCCATTCATTTCCGGTGCGTAGAACTGGAAGTTGTTGCGACCGCGGGATTTAGCGTGGTACATGGCGGCATCGGCACTCGACATCAGCCCGACCACATCCTCGGCATCATAAGGATAGCGGCTGATACCGATACTTGCCGTCACAAACAGCCGGTGGGACTCCACATCAAACGCTTCGGAAAGCTCATTGAGCAGATTGCGTGCAATCACTGCGGCAAAATGGGAATGACTCGATTCTTCAAGGATCACTACAAATTCATCACCACCAAGTCGGGCCAGCGTGTCAGAGCGTCGCAAATGGCTCTGCATCCTGCGCGCCACAGAGATCAGCAATTTATCGCCCAGTTCATGGCCGAGAGAATCGTTGATTTTTTTGAAACGGTCCAGATCAATGAACAACACGGACATCTCGCTGGAACTGCGCCGCGCCCGTTCAATGGCATGGTAAAGCCGGTCCTGAAACAAGCGCCGGTTGGGTAAGCCGGTCAAGCTGTCGTGATTGCTCATGTGGTCGAGAAGCTGTTTTTTCTCCTCCAACCGTTCCTCCGCCTGCTGCTGCCGGGTCAGATCTTTAAAGATCAACACCGCCCCTTCATGCTGACCAGCTGAACCGATCAGTGGGGTTGCCACATATTCCACGGAGATAATCGTTCCGTCTCGCCGGCGAAACGCATCGAGGTCAGAACGGACACACAAGCCCTGTTCCAGTTGTCGGGTCTGACTGATCGGGTGATCCTGCTCCATGACATGTTCACCATTGGCCAGGACAACCGGAATCGTTTCCACCACATAACGGCGCAGAAAATCCTCTGCGTCGTAGCCGAGCATCCGCGCCGCCGCAGGGTTGACAAAACTGGCCCGCCCCGTTCTGTCGACACCAACAATCCCATCGCCGGCAGCATTGAGAATCAGCTCTTTATCGCGCTGCAACAAAAACATCTGCCGCACTTGGCGGCGAACCAGCCAGGAGATCACCGCGCCAATCACAACAAAAAGCCCCAGGACCACATAAGCCCCCTGTTTGATGCTATCCAGAGTCTCGTGCAACCATCGCTCCGCCTGACTGCCAAGATCATCAAGGCGGGACTGAGTCAACTGCGCCAGAGCCACATTGAGGCTTTCAAGGCCGACATAACTCTCCTGCAACGATTTATCAAGCACCATACGCTGACGCAACAGCACGATATGGTCACGGTGAAGTTCATAAAGACCTCCTGTGACAACCACCGTCTGATAAGCCGGGTCAATTTGATATTGTTTGCCGAACAGTTCGACCTTCAATTGTTCCAGCCGGTCCAGAGCCGCCGAATCATCAAGAACATGATCCTCAATCAGAATCACCAGATTTCTTTTCAGCCGTTCCAATCCAGGCTTAAGCATGTTGTCACGGATATCCACCAACTGATCCGTCCGCCTGGCACTGGCCAACTGTTCCACCTGCTGGCCAAGACTGTCCACTTCAGAACGAATTTCCCGCAGCAGGGGATACCAGCGTTTCTGGCGTTCTTCAATGATGTGTCGGGCCACCGCTTCCGCCGAGGTCGATGAATTTTCCCGCCAATGTTGGACCAGAACCGCCTCTTCCAGACGCTGACGCCCCTGCACCATATCGGCAATGGAGTGCAACTGTCGCAACAAGCGGCGGATTCGCATCAAACCGCCTCCCTCCAAGTAGCGACGACGCACGTCATGATAACGACTGGCCCATTCCTCCGCACGATCGGTAAACCGGTTCAGATCTTCAAGAGCGCGTTGACAACGCTCCAGGTTGGTATTGTCCTCAACATCAAAACGAGCAATAAACGGCAGTAACACCCTGGTGTATTGGTGAACCGTTTCATCGTGATGATTCTCCTGCTCCTGGTCATAGAAAAGCTTCAGCGATTCTGAGCGGATTTCGGCCAGCATCGTTTGCAACCGTTCAACGGTTGCGCGCTTATTTATCAGTTCCTGGTGAACTTTATCGCGCTGGGCATTTAAATCCGTCACCAGATTATAGCCGAGCCCCATCAATGCAAAGACAGACAGCACTGCAGTCACAATCAGCAACCAGACCAGCATGAACACGGTGATACTGGGGGATTGTTTCATGGTGTCCCCCTCTGTGCTTTAAGCAATTTCGGCAGCGTCTCCCAAGCGAAAGGAACAGTCTGACCATGGGAAAAATACGTCCCCCACACCTGTTGACAAGCCTGATGTCGCTCAGGGCTCAGCTGCAGAGCAACGCCAAGACCCAGATCAAATGATCCCAGACTCTCAAGGGCGTCAACAACAAGTTCGCGCGTTACCCGACCTTCAATCTGCACCAGGGCCCGTTGCAGCAAGCGGGTGGAAATATACCCTTCAAGACCAACATGGTTGGGCCGCCCCGCCTGATTGAATCGTTTAAAATCAGCAAGATACTCGCGAACAATCGGCACACCGTCACCTGTTAACGGCGGCACCACCTGGGTAACAATGACGCCGTCGCCCTGCTCGCCAAGCTCGTTCAGCAGCAATTCACTGCCGACAAATGAGACATTGAGAAATACAGCCTTGAGTCCAACATCTTTTGCCAGACGGATAAACTTGGCACACGGAGCATAAGCGCCAACCATAATAACCGCTCGGATATTACGCGGAGAGTAGACCAGGTCGGCCAGGGCATTTTCTACCGCCAGAGTATTGCGTTCATAACGCACATGGAGAATGTTTCGCACATCGTGCAGGCCATAATGTTGTAATGCCGTCACACCGCCCACGTACCCGGCATCGCCATAACTGTCACGCTGGGTAAAAAACGCGATCTCATCAGGACGAATACCACCCTGTTCGATCAAGCCGCGAATCATTGTCGTAACTTCTTGGACATAACTGGCGCGAAAGTTAATCACATAACGTTGCGGCGGTGTTTTACGCAACAGACCGGCACCGGTAAATGGCGCGACAAAAGGGACACCATGACTGGTGATGATCGGCAAGGCCGCAATCGCTGTCGGCGTTCCGACATTGCCAATGATGGCAACGGCCTGATCATCCTCAACCAGGCGCCGCAGATTCTGGGCAACTCTCTGCGGCTCGTAGCCATCATCATAAGCGCGCAGTACCACACGCCGCCCCTGAATGCCGCCGGCATCGTTCACCCGCTCCAGTCCAAGCATGACACCATCGCGCATCCGCAACCCCAGCTCCGCAGTGGGACCGGTCAAAGCCGTGGACATACCCAAAACAAGAGAATCTTCAGCCATTGCAACAGATGACAGCACGACCAGAATAAAACTGCCGATCACAGCCAGATTGTAGAAACGTGTTTTCCCCATAGCGACAATCTCTTTTTAATAATTCGACACTTTCTAATATATATACCAGTTCCCAGTGCAAACACAATCAGCTCCACTGATTCTTGCGCCGCACATGTCATGACCAATCAGAACAATACATTAAAAACACAGAATCAACATAATTCATTTCACTTGTTCGATTCTGTAAATTGAACAAGTGTGTTAATTCGGATAGTTATATTTTTTCCACATTCCGCGAAATGAAATCGCAAAACCACCCTTGATGTCGATGAAGCGTCTGTCGCATCAAAAGATCGCCAGCAATTCACGCCACAACAGCGCTTCATCTGGACTTTTCAGGCAACTTTGCATACTCTGTGGCCATGACAAAAACGACCTCTTTGACATCCCTGGCTCAAGCTGGCGAATTTGGCCTTATAGAGCGGATCAAACGCCAGGCTCAGCAAGGCGACAGTGTGGTTCTCGGCATCGGCGACGATTGCTCTGCCACCCACGTTGCTGAGGGCAAAGTCCTGCTGACCAGCAAAGACCTGCTGA belongs to Desulfuromonas acetoxidans DSM 684 and includes:
- a CDS encoding ABC transporter substrate-binding protein, giving the protein MGKTRFYNLAVIGSFILVVLSSVAMAEDSLVLGMSTALTGPTAELGLRMRDGVMLGLERVNDAGGIQGRRVVLRAYDDGYEPQRVAQNLRRLVEDDQAVAIIGNVGTPTAIAALPIITSHGVPFVAPFTGAGLLRKTPPQRYVINFRASYVQEVTTMIRGLIEQGGIRPDEIAFFTQRDSYGDAGYVGGVTALQHYGLHDVRNILHVRYERNTLAVENALADLVYSPRNIRAVIMVGAYAPCAKFIRLAKDVGLKAVFLNVSFVGSELLLNELGEQGDGVIVTQVVPPLTGDGVPIVREYLADFKRFNQAGRPNHVGLEGYISTRLLQRALVQIEGRVTRELVVDALESLGSFDLGLGVALQLSPERHQACQQVWGTYFSHGQTVPFAWETLPKLLKAQRGTP
- a CDS encoding putative bifunctional diguanylate cyclase/phosphodiesterase, translating into MKQSPSITVFMLVWLLIVTAVLSVFALMGLGYNLVTDLNAQRDKVHQELINKRATVERLQTMLAEIRSESLKLFYDQEQENHHDETVHQYTRVLLPFIARFDVEDNTNLERCQRALEDLNRFTDRAEEWASRYHDVRRRYLEGGGLMRIRRLLRQLHSIADMVQGRQRLEEAVLVQHWRENSSTSAEAVARHIIEERQKRWYPLLREIRSEVDSLGQQVEQLASARRTDQLVDIRDNMLKPGLERLKRNLVILIEDHVLDDSAALDRLEQLKVELFGKQYQIDPAYQTVVVTGGLYELHRDHIVLLRQRMVLDKSLQESYVGLESLNVALAQLTQSRLDDLGSQAERWLHETLDSIKQGAYVVLGLFVVIGAVISWLVRRQVRQMFLLQRDKELILNAAGDGIVGVDRTGRASFVNPAAARMLGYDAEDFLRRYVVETIPVVLANGEHVMEQDHPISQTRQLEQGLCVRSDLDAFRRRDGTIISVEYVATPLIGSAGQHEGAVLIFKDLTRQQQAEERLEEKKQLLDHMSNHDSLTGLPNRRLFQDRLYHAIERARRSSSEMSVLFIDLDRFKKINDSLGHELGDKLLISVARRMQSHLRRSDTLARLGGDEFVVILEESSHSHFAAVIARNLLNELSEAFDVESHRLFVTASIGISRYPYDAEDVVGLMSSADAAMYHAKSRGRNNFQFYAPEMNGRAQDFLEMETQLRDALALEQFEVYYQPQYDMRDQTLVGAEALLRWNHPERGMVPPGDFIALAEETGAIVPIGEWVLMQVCRQNRQWMDEGLTPVRVAVNISIAQFRSNLSQTLEQVLEQSGMPAELLELEITESMLMEDEEETITLLNELKEKGLHISIDDFGTGYSSLSYLRKLPVDKLKIDRSFIAHVVHNQSDAAITGSIIALGQNMDLRILAEGVEHEEQRDFLLQHRCYIAQGFLYARPMTAEDFVRLL
- the nfo gene encoding deoxyribonuclease IV encodes the protein MKYIGAHVSAAGGVEHAVANAVAIGATAFALFTKNQKRWTAPPLKPENISAFKQACTSQGFSPEQILPHDSYLINLGHPQADKLEKSRQAFIDEMQRCEALGLTRLNFHPGSHLREIDERACLARIAESINLALEQTHSVVAVIENTAGQGSNVGYCFEHLAEILCQVADQSRVGVCLDTCHLFAAGYDLRTAAACDETFGQFAEQVGFERLYGMHLNDSKTALGKHVD